Part of the Streptomyces sp. f51 genome is shown below.
GCTCCTGCACCACCTGTCCGGGCTCGGCCCCGCCGCCGTCCTCCAGCCGCTGCCCCAGCGCATGTGGAACCGCACCCGGCTCCCCGTGTCCTACGGCGAACTGACCCGCGGCGAGGCCCTCGCGGGCGCCGCCACGCTGAAGGTCCGGCTTCCCGCGGGCACCCCGCCCGAGGCTCGCGGCGGCGCGCTCCCGGTGCCCGTCCTGCCGCCCGAGCCCACCGCGCTCGGCGCCTGGGCACGCCTGCTGTCCGGGGCGGGCGCGGGGGGCGTGGCCGGTGCCGTCGGCTGGGTGCGGGGACACCACGAGCCCGCCCGGAGCACCCGGCCGGGACGCCGGATGTCCGGGCTCGAACTGGTCAGCCGGTTCCGCTCCAACGCCTCCAAGACCGCGGGACGGCTCGCCGGCTATCTCGCCGCGGCCCCGCTCAGCCTCCCCGTGATGCAGCTCGTCCAGCGCACCATGCTTCCCGACTCCGGACCCTCCGAACTGGCCGAGGTCCTGCTCAGCGGCCTGGTCTCACGCGCCAGGACCGAGGAGTACGGCGCCGACGGCACCCAGTGGTACGAGTTCGCGCCCGGCGCGCAGGAGGCCCTGCTGTCCCCGCTGGGACTCGACGAGGCCATGCTCGTGCTCAAGCACTGCTCCGAGTACATCGAGCAGCGCTTCGGCAAGGGCGGCCCCAACTTCCCCGCCCTGGCCCTCGCACAGCTCGGCGAGGGCGGCTCGGGACCGCCGTTCTCGCCCGGCGCCGGATACCCGGGCGAGAACGGGGACAACGGCGGAGCCACCCTCGTACCCCAGCCCTTCGCCGAGGTCGCCGCACGGGTGCTGGAGCGGTTCATGCCCCTGCCGGAACACTTCGCCGGCTACGCGCCGGCCCGCGGCCCCGACGGTCCGCCCGACCAGCGGCCCACCCACCCCGCGGTGCTCCGGGCCCGCACGCTGGCCGGCCGGTTCGCCGGCGACGGCATGGTGCAGGACCTCATCGACGCCGTACAGCTGCTGCGCGGCGCCACCGAACACGAGGAGCTTCCCGGCGCCGACCCGGAACTGTGGGCCGAGTACGCCAACTGCGTCCTGCTGCTGTGGGAGGTGCAGGGCGGCGCCGACCTGCTGCGCGAGGCGGAGGCCGCCGCCGAACGCGCCGTCGCGCACCCACGGGCCCTGCGCGAGAGGGCCGTCCTGGCCCGGGTCCTGCACGCCGCCGCCACCGACCGCAGACGGCGCGGCGACCGGCGCGGCGCGCTCGACCTGCTGCAACGCGCCGACCGCGAGTACGCGGTGGCCTGCGCAGCGCCCGACCTGGACGCCGCGGAGGCCCTGCGGCTCACCCTGGAACGGGTCCGGGCCCTGGAGGCGCAGTGGCGCCTCGGCGGCGACAGCGCGCTCCTCCAGGCGGCGGTCGGCATGCTGGAGGCGTTCGCCGACGCCTGGCCCGACCGGCGGAGCCGCCCCTCGGGACTCCCGCTCGCCCACGGCCGGGTCCTGCTGCGGCTTTCCGGCGCCACGGCCGACCACGAACAGGCCAGGCTGTACGCGGAACAGGGCGCGCGCTCCCTGCGCGCCGCACTGGAGACCGGCCCCGGGGACGTGCCCGCCGCCTCCGCCGCGTCCTCACGCGTCCGCATCCTCCTCGACCTCGTCGACGCGCTCCTCAGGTCCGGCGGCGCGCTGGACGACGCCCAGGCGCATGTCGACGAGGCGCTCGGCCTGACCCGCGAACAGGGGCTGCGCTCCGCCCTGTCGGTCCGCTCCGGGCGCATCCACCTGGCCAGGTACGCCGATTCGGGCGACCCGCGCGAACTCCAGGACGCCGCAGTGCGGTTCGAGCAGGCGTCCCGCGGAGTGCCACGGGACGCCCCCGCGCACGCGGACGTCCTCGCCGAATGGGGCGAGGCCCTGCTGCGGCACGCCGTGCTCGACACCGGACGCGCCCCGGGCGAATCGCTGGCCCGGGCCATCCGGGTACTGCGCGACTGCCGTACGGAGACGCCCGCGGGCAGCGCCGAAATCGCGCACCGGCTGCTGCTGCTGGGCCGCGCGCTGATGCTGCGCTACCGCGCCCGCGGCGACCGGGTCGACCTGCGCGAGGCCGAGCACCTCTTCGGCCTCGCCGCCCTGGAGGACGGCCCGCCGCTCACCACCGCCCGCTGCTGGCTGGAGCTCGGGCAGGCGCAGTTCGAGGCGTACCAGAGCCTCGGCCGCAAGGCACGGCTCGACGAGGCCATCGACGCCTTCCGGGCCGCGGCGGAGTCGGCGCGCGAGGCCGAGGAGGAGGCCGAGACCGGGCGCACGCGCCAGGAGGCCGTGGAACTGGCCGCTCGGGCACAGCACTGGCGGGGTATGTCCTATGAAGCGGCGGCGCGCCCGCGTGCCGCGCGCGAGGCCTACCGCGCCGCGCGGACCGAGTGGTCCCGGCTGCCGGACGGCGTCGCGAGCACGGGTGAGCCGACGGCCAGGCAGACGGCGCAGCGGCTGGCCGAACTGGAGTGAGAACGCCCGCAGGCGGCCGCCGGGGCGGAGTCGGGGAAGGCGAGGGAGACGACATGGGCGTACGGGACGACATACCGGACGGCACACAGGAGCGCGATGCCGCGGGGGAGCGGCGGCCGTGGTCACCGGGCCCGCCGGATCCCGCGGAGCTCCCGGACCTGCTGGACCTGGACCTCGCGGAGCTGAGGACCGTCCAGCATCCGGTGCTGGCGGAGGTGCTGGCCGAACTGCGGACGCGGTCGGGACAGCCCGGCGAGATCCTGTGGGGGTTCAACAGCGCCTTCTGAGCGGCCGGGCGAGGGAGGGACCGGCCCGACATCACGTACGGGCGGTCAGTTCCGGTCTCGCCCCGTGGCTGAACCGGACAACTTCGAAACGGTGACGTTTGTGCCCGGTCCGCGTCCGGGAATGCCGCCCCGTACGGGCAGGGGGCCGTGGCGCGGTTCGCGGCGTGGGATCGCGCGGCCGTACATCATGGGGGTGCCGGAGTGTCTGCACAGGTGACCTCCCCGATCCCCGAACCGCCGTTCCCCTTCCGGCAGTTCATCGTCAAGATGCACGGCCGCTGTAACCTCGCCTGCCGCTACTGCTACCTCTACGAGGGTCCCGACCGCACCTGGCGCACCCGCCCCGCCGCCGCCCCGCCCGGCGTCCTGGCACGGACCGCGCGCAGGATCGGCGAACACGCCGCCGCCCACGGCCTGACGGAGCTGTCCCTGGTCCTGCACGGCGGCGAACCCCTGCTGGCCGGCGTGGACACCCTCGCCCGGTTCACCGGCCTCGTCCGCGACCGGGTCCCGCACGGCTGCACCGTGCACGCCACCGTCCAGACCAACGCCACCCTGCTCACCGAACGGCGGCTCGACGTCCTCGCCCGGCACTCCGTCCGCGTCGGCATCAGCCTGGACGGCGGCCTCGCCGAGCACAACACGCTGCGCACCGACCACGCCGGCCGTCCGTCCTGGCCCGCCGCCGCGCGCGGCGCCCGGCTGATCGCCGAACGCCACCCGGAGGCGTACGCCGGGATCCTCACCGTCGTCGACCCCACCACCGACCCGGTCGAGCTGTACGAGTCCCTGCTCGCGCTCCGGCCGCCCGCGCTGGACCTGCTGCTCCCGCACGGCAACTGGTCCGCGCCCCCACCGCACCGGCAGGGACCGGGAACGCCCTACGGAGACTGGCTGTGCGCCGTCTTCGACCGCTGGTGGCGGGCCGGGCGACGCGAGACGCGCGTGCGGCTCTTCGAGGAGTGCCTCGCGCTGCTCCTCGGGCTCCCCGCCGCCACCGAGTCCCTCGGCCTCACGCCCTTCGACGCCCTCGTCGTGGAGACGGACGGCTCCATCGAGCAGGTCGACTCCCTCAAGTCCTGCTACGAGGGAGCGGCCAGGACCGGCCTCGACGTCTTCCGGCACCGTTTCGACGAGGCGCTGCGCCACCCCGGCGTCGCGGCACGGCAGGCGGGCGCCGCCTCGCTGGCCGCGCGCTGCCGGGCCTGCCCGCTGCTCCACGTCTGCGGCGGCGGACACTACGCGCATCGATACCGGGCCGGACACGGCTTCACCAACCCCTCCGTGTACTGCGCCGACCTCCAGCGCCTCATCCACCACGTCGCCCGCGCGCTGGCCGGGGCCGCCGCCCCCGCCGCCGCCCAAGGAGGCGTCCCGTGATCCCGCCGGCGGTCCCGGAGCGGGCCCTGACCGAACTCGGCCGCACCGAAGGCGGCCCCGAGACGCTCCGGCTCCTCGTCCGCGACCAGCACACCCGACGGCTGCTCCTGCTCCGTGCGGTCCTCGACGCGGCCGAGTCGGCCGGACCCGGCCTCTGCCCCGTCGCCGTCCTGGCCCGGCTCCGCGAGGACTGGGCCCTGCTGGAGGAGGCCGAACGGCTGGAGCGGTACGGACCCGCCGGCCCCCCGTCGGGGTCCGGGGCGGACGCGCCCCGCGGGAACCCGCCTCCGCCGTCCGCCGTGCGAACGCTGCTCCTCCACCCGTTCATCGGCCCCTGGGCCGGGGAAGCCCTGCGCGCGCTCGGCCCGGGAGCGGGCCCCGCCTCCGGCCGGGACCCCCGTGAACCGGCCCGCGCGCTCGCGTACGTCGGAAGGCTCGCCGCCGTCGCCGCCGCCCGCGCCGGGGTGTCCTACGCGGTGCGGCTGACCGCCCACGACGGCGTGCTGGCACTGCCCTCGCTCGGCGCGCTGCACACCGGCGACGGCCGGGGGGACACGGAGGTGGCCGTCGTGCACCGGCACGGTCGGCTGACACTGCGCCGGTCCGGCGAGACCGACGTGGTCGTCCGGCTCCAGAACGGGGCCGGAGCCTGGTCGGAGGCGGCGGCCTGGACGCCCGCCTACGCGCTGCCCGGTCTCGTGCCGGGCTCCGCCGCCGTACCGCTGGACGACCTCGACCCGTACCGGACCGCCCGCGGCGGAGCCCGCCCTGACACCCTGAGCGGCCCGGCCGTCCTCGACGACGCCGACCGCAAGCACTGGCTGCACACCTGGTCGGGCACCGCGGCGGCGCTCGGTCTCGGCGGCGAACGGCGACTCGCGGAAGCGGTGACCCTGCTGCACTGCCTGGTCCCGCTGGCCGCCCCGCCCGGCTCGGGCCCCGACGGAGCCGGCGGCAGTTGCAGCGGCACCCGGCGCGAGGCCTTCGGCGCGGTCCTCAGCAGCGCGCCCGCGACAGCGACCACCTTCGCGGCCACCCTCGTCCACGAGATCCAGCACACCAAACTCGCCGCGCTCGGCGCCATGGTGACGCTCCATCACGCAAGCCCCGAAGCACGCCACTTCGCGCCCTGGCGTCCCGATCCACGCCCCTACGACGGCCTGTTGCAGGGCGCCTACTCCCACCTCGCGCTGGCGGACTACTTCCAGCGCGCCGCCCTCGCCACCACCCTGCCCGCCCAGCGGGACGCCGCCTGGGCGCAGCACGCCCGCTACCAGGCGCAGGTCGGGGCCGCGCTGCCGGCCCTCGTCGGATCGGGTGATCTCACCGTGCGGGGACGCCGGTTCGTCGACCGCATGGTCGAGGTGTACGAACGGCTCGCCGAGCAGCCGCCGCCCCGGGGACACGCGGCACGCGCGACGGCGTACGTCCAGGCCGCCCGAACGCTGTGGTCCCGCCGCCACGCACCGGCCGAATGAACCACGCACGCCGAGGGGGGCGCGCCACGGGCCGATCGAGTCGAACCGTGCCCGCCGAACGCGCCCCGCGCGCCCGTCGAACGCGCCACACCTCGTCGCGATTGAGCCATCCTCGCCGAAAGCCGTGGGTTCCCGGACGCGGGACCGTCGGTGCGCCAAGATCGTCGCTGAACACGTTGGTGGAGGGAACCGTGGAGCAAGCGACTGGTGTGCGTCGGCGCCCTATCGCCGACCCTCGCGGCGGTTCTAAAATCACGCGCGGGGAGGCCGCTGCATGTCTGGAGCTCGTACGCCGGTCGGGCCAGCCGAGAGGGGGCCCGCGAAGCAGACCGTCACCATCAGCTTCGCCGGTTTCAACCGGGCCTGGGCGGCCTGGATCGGGGACCGTCTGGAACGGCGCGGACACCGGGTCGTGTACCAGCGCTGGGACTCCCCGGCCGAGGTGCCCCTCGTGGACCTGCTGCGCGACCTGACCCTCGCCAAGGGCCGCATCCTGATCGTCGTCAGCGAGTGGTACTTCCAGCTCGGCCCGCGCACCCACGAGGAGTGGAACGCCGCGCTGCGCGAGGTCGTCGCCCCCGACCCCTCCCGCTTCGCCGCCGTCTCCGTCACCAACAGCACGGTGCCGACGGCCACCACCGTGCTCGGCGCGGTCGACCTGAACAACATGGGCGCCGACGAGGCCGAGCGCCGCGTCCTCGAGCGCCTCGATCTGCCCGCCGAACCCCTCCCCGAATCCGTCGAGGGCGCCAGGCGCGGTCCCCGCTTCCCGGCCGCCATGCCCGAGGTCTGGGGCGGAGTGCCACGCCGCAACACCCGCTTCACCGGCCGTGAGCCGCTCCTGAACGACGCCTACCACCTGCTCCAGGGCGCCGAGGCCGGCGCGGGCGTGGTCACCCTGCACGGCATGTCCGGCGTCGGCAAGACGCAGCTCGCCGCCGAGTACGTGTACCGCTTCGGCTCCGAGTACGACGTGGTGTGGTGGGTCAACGCCGAGAAACGCGTCACCTACCGGCGCCGACTGGCCGAACTGGCACCGCAGTTGGGCCTCAGCACCGGCGCCGAGTACGGCGAACGGCTGCGCGCCGTACGCGACTCGCTGCGCCGGGGCGACCCGTACTCCCGCTGGCTGCTGATCCTGGACGGCGCGGACGAGCCCGACCAGATCTACGACCTCGTCCCCACCGGGCCCGGCCACGTCCTGATCACCTCGCGCAACCCCGAGTGGAGCGAGCACAACAGCAAGCTGCTGGAGGTGCCGGTCTACGCGCGCGACGAGTCCGTCGCGTTCATCCGCCGCCGCGCGCCCCGCCTGACCGAACCCGAGGCGGACCAACTCGCCGAGGCACTGGAGGACTTGCCCCTCCTGCTGGACCAGACGGCCGGCTGGCTCAACGACTCGGACCTCTCCGTCCAGGAGTACATCGCCCTGCTGGACGGCGGCATCGACCAGGACGTCGTCAAGATCTCCGCCGACTTCCCGGTCGCCTTCCAGACCGCCTGGTCGATACTGCTGAACAAACTCCGCGACACCGTCCCGGAGTCCGTCGACCTGCTCCGCCTGTGCACCTTCTTCGCGCCCGGCTTCATCCCCGTACGCCTGCTGAAGGACATGCCGCACGACCAGCTGCCGGAACAGATCGCGGGCCTGCTCAACGACCCGCTGCTGTGGAACAGGGCCATCAACCAGCTCCGCCAGTACTCCGTCGTCCGCCTGGAGTCCCACGAGGCGGCCGGCGACGAGGCCGCGTCCTCCGGCGAGTCCCTGTACCTGCACCGCATGGTCCACCAGATCGTCCACAAGGACATGCCCGACGAGGACCGCCGCGAGTTCATCGACGTGGTCCGGCGCGCCCTGGCCGCCGCGGACCCGCGCAGGCCCACCGACACCCGGCTGTGGAGCGGCTACGCGGAGATCGTGCCCCACCTCAAGTACGCGGACGTCCTTCAGAGCAAGGACCCGGCGGTGCAGGGCCTCGTCTTCAACTGCCTTCGCTACATGTACCTCTCGGGCGAGTACGTGGCCGGCATCAAGCTGGGCGAACGCGCCATGGCGGCCTGGCGGGTCCTGCTCGGCGAGAACCACCCACGGATCTGGGAACTGACCCACCACTACGCCAACCTGCTGCGCGTGGTCGGCGACTACCGGCGCACCGAGGCCATCGAACGTGCCGCCGTCGAGCACCTGCGCGAGGAACGCGGCTCCCAGGACCTGGAGCACCTGCGCGCCGCCACCGGCCTCGCCGCCGACCTGCGCGGCCTCGCCCGCTACGACGAGGCGCTGGAGATCTCCCAGTGGATCTTCCTGGCCTACCGGGACCTCCTGGGCGACGCCGACTCCCGTACCCTCGGCGCGCAGAACAACCTGGCCGTGTCGCTGCGCCTGCTCGGCCGTTTCGAAGAGGCCCTGGACATCGACCGGCGCACCATGGAGTCGCGCCGACAACTGCTGCGCGGCCGCCACCTGTGGACCCTCTCCTCCCAGATCCACTACGCGACCGACCTGCGCTACCTCGGGCGCTACACCGAGGCCGAGTCCATCCAGACGGAGAGCGTGCGCGAACACCGCATCGTCATGGGGGCCGACAACCCGCAGACCCTGGACGCCGAACACAACCTGGCCCTGTGCCAGTACCGCGGCGGCGACCGCCGGGCCGCGGGCGCGCTGTTCGCCCGCGTCCTGGAGCGCTGCGAACGCGTGCTGGGCGAGACCCATCCGCAGACCCTGCGGTTCGCCGCCAACACGAGCTGCTTCGTGCGCGAGCACGGCGACATCGACCAGGCGCGGGAGATCGGCGAGTCCGTCGTCGCCCGCTACGAGGTCATGCTCGCCGAGGGCCACCCCTACATCGCCGGTGTCCGCGCCAACCACGCCCTGGTCCTGCGGAGCGTCGGCGAACGCGATCACGCCCACGCCGCCATCGACGAGGCACTCGCCGACATGACCGCCGCGGTCGGCGAGAACCACCCCTGGACACTCGGCTGCGCCATCAACGCCGCCGCCCTGCGCAACCTCATCGGCGACCCCGAGTCGGCCGCGGCGCTCACCCAGGACACGGTGGTCCGTGCCACCGAGGCCCTCGGCCGCACCCACCCGCTGACCCTCTCGGCCCGGATCGCCCTCGCTGCCGATCTGCGCGGACTGCGGGACCGCCAGCAGGCGGAGAAGGTCGAACAGGCCGCCCTCGACGACCTGGCCGCCACCCTGGGCCCCCAGCACGTCCACACCATCTCCGCCCGCTCCCGCAACCGGCCCTTCTGGGACTTCGAACCGCAGGAGACCTGAGGTCCGGGCCCCGGACCGCGCACGACGAAGAGGCCCGGCCCCGAGTCCAGTGGACTCGGGGCCGGGCCTCTTGCTGCTGTCCTGCCGGAGGCCTAGGCCTCGAACACCTCACGCACCAGCTGCTCCTGCTCCGCCTGGTGCCGCTTCGCGGAACCGACGGCGGGGGAGGAGGAGTGCGGACGCGAGATACGGCGCAGGCGCTCGGCACCCGGGACGTCCGCGCCGACCGCCAGGTCCAGGTGGTCGATCAGGTTGAGCGCGATGAACGGCCACGCACCCTGGTTCGCCGGCTCCTCCTGGGCCCACAGGTACTTCTCGGCATTCGGATACTTGGCGATCTCCGCCTGGAGCTCGGCACCCGGGAGCGGGTACAGACGCTCGATACGGATGATCGCCGTGTCCGTGGAGCCGCGCTTCTTCCGCTCGGCCTCCAGGTCGTAGTACAGCTTGCCGGCGCAGAAGACGACCTTGCGCACGGCGGACGCCTCGACCGAGTCGTCACCGATGACCGGGCGGAACTGGCCCGAGGTGAACTCCTCCGCCTTCGAGGCCGCGGCCTTCAGGCGCAGCATCGACTTCGGGGTGAAGACGACCAGCGGCTTGTGGTGCGGGTTGTGCACCTGCCACCGCAGGAGGTGGAAGTAGTTCGACGGGAGCGTCGGCTGGGCGACCGTCATGTTGTTCTGGGCGCACAGCTGGAGGAAGCGCTCGATCCGGGCCGAGGAGTGGTCCGGGCCCTGGCCCTCGTAACCGTGCGGCAGCAGCAGGGTGACGCCGGACGTCTGGCCCCACTTCTGCTCCGCCGCCGAGATGTACTCGTCGACGATCGTCTGCGCGCCGTTGACGAAGTCGCCGAACTGCGCCTCCCACAGCACCAGCGCGTCCGGGCGGGCCAGCGAGTAGCCGTACTCGAAGCCCATGACCGCGTACTCGGAGAGCAGCGAGTCGTAGACGTTCAGACGGGCCTGCTCGTCCGAGAGGTACTGGAGCGGGGTGTAGTCCTCGCCGTTGACCCGGTCGATCAGCACCGCGTGGCGCTGGCCGAAGGTGCCGCGGCGCGAGTCCTGGCCGGACAGCCGGACCGGCGTGCCCTCCAGGAGCAGCGAACCGATGGCGAGGGTCTCGCCCATGCCCCAGTCGATCGTGCCGTCCTCGATCATCGCCGCGCGGCGCTGGAGCTGCGGGAGCAGCCGCGGGTGCACGGTGACGTTGTCGGGGATGTTGACCTGGGACTCGGCGATCCGCTTCACGATCTCCTGGGAGACCGCGGTGGACACGGCGACCGGGAACTCGGCCTGCACGTCCGGGACATGGGCCTCGGGCGCCTGCGCGACGGCCTCGCGGACCTCGGTGAAGACCTTCTCCAGCTGCCCCTGGAAGTCCTGGAGCGCCTGCTCGGCCTCTTCGAGGGTGATGTCGCCGCGACCGATGAGGGACTCGGTGTAGAGCTTGCGCACCGAGCGCTTCTTGTCGATCAGGTCGTACATCAGCGGCTGCGTGAACGCCGGGTTGTCGGACTCGTTGTGCCCGCGGCGGCGGTAGCAGATGAGGTCGATCACGACGTCCTTGTTGAACGCCTGACGGAACTCGAAGGCCAGCCGCGCGACGCGGACGACGGCCTCGGGGTCGTCGCCGTTCACGTGGAAGATCGGCGCCTCGATCATGCGGGCCACGTCGGTGGCGTACATGGAGGAGCGCGACGACTCCGGGGCGGCGGTGAAGCCGACCTGGTTGTTGATGACGATGTGGACCGTGCCGCCCGTGCGGTAGCCGCGCAGCTGCGACATGTTGAGCGTCTCGGCGACCACACCCTGGCCGGCGAAGGCCGCGTCACCGTGCAGGGCGACGGGCAGGACGGTGAAGTCCGTGCCGCCCTTGTTGATGATGTCCTGCTTGGCGCGGACGATGCCCTCGATGACCGGGTCGACCGTCTCCAGGTGGGACGGGTTGGCGGCCAGCGAGACCCTGATCTGCTCGCCGTCCAGGCCGGTGAAGGTGCCCTGGGCGCCCAGGTGGTACTTCACGTCGCCGGAGCCGTGCATCGACTTCGGGTCGAGGTTGCCCTCGAACTCGCGGAAGATCTGCGCGTACGACTTGCCGACGATGTTGGCGAGGACGTTCAGGCGGCCGCGGTGGGCCATGCCGATGACGACCTCGTCCAGGCGGGACTCCGCGGCGCTGTCGATGACGGCGTCCAGGAGCGGGATGACCGACTCGCCGCCCTCAAGGGAGAAGCGCTTCTGGCCGACGTACTTCGTCTGGAGGAAGGTCTCGAAGGCCTCGGCGGAGTTCAGGCGGCGCAGGATGCGCAGCTGCTCCTCGCGCTCCGGCTTGGAGTGCGGGCGCTCGATGCGGTCCTGGATCCACTTGCGCTGCTTCGGGTCCTGGATGTGCATGAACTCGATGCCGGTGGTGCGGCAGTACGAGTCGCGCAGCACACCGAGGATGTCGCGCAGCTTCATCAGGGACTTGCCGGAGAAGCCGCCGACCGCGAACTCGCGCTCCAGGTCCCACAGGGTGAGGCCGTGCTCGGTGATGTCCAGGTCGGGGTGCTTGCGCTGCTTGTACTCCAGCGGGTCGGTGTCGGCCATGACGTGGCCGCGGACCCGGTAGGAGTGGATCAGCTCGAAGACGCGGGCGGCCTTGGTGACGTCGTCGTCGTGGCTGGCGTCGATGTCCTTGAGCCAGCGGACCGGCTCGTAGGGGATCCGCAGCGACTCGAAGATCTCGTCGTAGAAGCCGGTCTCGCCGAGCAGGTAGTTCGCGACGATGCGCAGGAACTCGCCGGAGGCGGCGCCCTGGATGACCCGGTGGTCGTAGGTCGACGTGAGCGTCATGACCTTCGCGATGCCGAGCTTGTTCAGGGTGTCCTGGGAGGTGCCCTGGAACTCCGCCGGGTAGTCCATC
Proteins encoded:
- a CDS encoding HEXXH motif-containing putative peptide modification protein; this translates as MPPAVPERALTELGRTEGGPETLRLLVRDQHTRRLLLLRAVLDAAESAGPGLCPVAVLARLREDWALLEEAERLERYGPAGPPSGSGADAPRGNPPPPSAVRTLLLHPFIGPWAGEALRALGPGAGPASGRDPREPARALAYVGRLAAVAAARAGVSYAVRLTAHDGVLALPSLGALHTGDGRGDTEVAVVHRHGRLTLRRSGETDVVVRLQNGAGAWSEAAAWTPAYALPGLVPGSAAVPLDDLDPYRTARGGARPDTLSGPAVLDDADRKHWLHTWSGTAAALGLGGERRLAEAVTLLHCLVPLAAPPGSGPDGAGGSCSGTRREAFGAVLSSAPATATTFAATLVHEIQHTKLAALGAMVTLHHASPEARHFAPWRPDPRPYDGLLQGAYSHLALADYFQRAALATTLPAQRDAAWAQHARYQAQVGAALPALVGSGDLTVRGRRFVDRMVEVYERLAEQPPPRGHAARATAYVQAARTLWSRRHAPAE
- a CDS encoding SAV_2336 N-terminal domain-related protein; amino-acid sequence: MPGGDPIAELIARIRRTGLDPDARQLADALWLARWSRPTDSAGSEQGSGPPPARGTAAEDPAVVRPDPRADERPPPGDGPGPALRDHGTERRVALYPVPRDGSPRGYGQGRSAVLPVGVPAAPAFPSPLELQRALRPLQGYRTAAPPLRSVLDETRTAERTARAGGLVLPVFRGLTRADATLQLVLDASSSMRVWDRMFAELEQVFGRLGAFRDIQVSHLHQGPDQEPAVSRSPEPGAAPLHSADRLSDPTGRRVTLLVSDCAGPLWHSGHAHRLLHHLSGLGPAAVLQPLPQRMWNRTRLPVSYGELTRGEALAGAATLKVRLPAGTPPEARGGALPVPVLPPEPTALGAWARLLSGAGAGGVAGAVGWVRGHHEPARSTRPGRRMSGLELVSRFRSNASKTAGRLAGYLAAAPLSLPVMQLVQRTMLPDSGPSELAEVLLSGLVSRARTEEYGADGTQWYEFAPGAQEALLSPLGLDEAMLVLKHCSEYIEQRFGKGGPNFPALALAQLGEGGSGPPFSPGAGYPGENGDNGGATLVPQPFAEVAARVLERFMPLPEHFAGYAPARGPDGPPDQRPTHPAVLRARTLAGRFAGDGMVQDLIDAVQLLRGATEHEELPGADPELWAEYANCVLLLWEVQGGADLLREAEAAAERAVAHPRALRERAVLARVLHAAATDRRRRGDRRGALDLLQRADREYAVACAAPDLDAAEALRLTLERVRALEAQWRLGGDSALLQAAVGMLEAFADAWPDRRSRPSGLPLAHGRVLLRLSGATADHEQARLYAEQGARSLRAALETGPGDVPAASAASSRVRILLDLVDALLRSGGALDDAQAHVDEALGLTREQGLRSALSVRSGRIHLARYADSGDPRELQDAAVRFEQASRGVPRDAPAHADVLAEWGEALLRHAVLDTGRAPGESLARAIRVLRDCRTETPAGSAEIAHRLLLLGRALMLRYRARGDRVDLREAEHLFGLAALEDGPPLTTARCWLELGQAQFEAYQSLGRKARLDEAIDAFRAAAESAREAEEEAETGRTRQEAVELAARAQHWRGMSYEAAARPRAAREAYRAARTEWSRLPDGVASTGEPTARQTAQRLAELE
- the fxsA gene encoding FxSxx-COOH cyclophane-containing RiPP peptide — translated: MGVRDDIPDGTQERDAAGERRPWSPGPPDPAELPDLLDLDLAELRTVQHPVLAEVLAELRTRSGQPGEILWGFNSAF
- the fxsT gene encoding FxSxx-COOH system tetratricopeptide repeat protein, which codes for MSGARTPVGPAERGPAKQTVTISFAGFNRAWAAWIGDRLERRGHRVVYQRWDSPAEVPLVDLLRDLTLAKGRILIVVSEWYFQLGPRTHEEWNAALREVVAPDPSRFAAVSVTNSTVPTATTVLGAVDLNNMGADEAERRVLERLDLPAEPLPESVEGARRGPRFPAAMPEVWGGVPRRNTRFTGREPLLNDAYHLLQGAEAGAGVVTLHGMSGVGKTQLAAEYVYRFGSEYDVVWWVNAEKRVTYRRRLAELAPQLGLSTGAEYGERLRAVRDSLRRGDPYSRWLLILDGADEPDQIYDLVPTGPGHVLITSRNPEWSEHNSKLLEVPVYARDESVAFIRRRAPRLTEPEADQLAEALEDLPLLLDQTAGWLNDSDLSVQEYIALLDGGIDQDVVKISADFPVAFQTAWSILLNKLRDTVPESVDLLRLCTFFAPGFIPVRLLKDMPHDQLPEQIAGLLNDPLLWNRAINQLRQYSVVRLESHEAAGDEAASSGESLYLHRMVHQIVHKDMPDEDRREFIDVVRRALAAADPRRPTDTRLWSGYAEIVPHLKYADVLQSKDPAVQGLVFNCLRYMYLSGEYVAGIKLGERAMAAWRVLLGENHPRIWELTHHYANLLRVVGDYRRTEAIERAAVEHLREERGSQDLEHLRAATGLAADLRGLARYDEALEISQWIFLAYRDLLGDADSRTLGAQNNLAVSLRLLGRFEEALDIDRRTMESRRQLLRGRHLWTLSSQIHYATDLRYLGRYTEAESIQTESVREHRIVMGADNPQTLDAEHNLALCQYRGGDRRAAGALFARVLERCERVLGETHPQTLRFAANTSCFVREHGDIDQAREIGESVVARYEVMLAEGHPYIAGVRANHALVLRSVGERDHAHAAIDEALADMTAAVGENHPWTLGCAINAAALRNLIGDPESAAALTQDTVVRATEALGRTHPLTLSARIALAADLRGLRDRQQAEKVEQAALDDLAATLGPQHVHTISARSRNRPFWDFEPQET
- a CDS encoding FxsB family cyclophane-forming radical SAM/SPASM peptide maturase yields the protein MSAQVTSPIPEPPFPFRQFIVKMHGRCNLACRYCYLYEGPDRTWRTRPAAAPPGVLARTARRIGEHAAAHGLTELSLVLHGGEPLLAGVDTLARFTGLVRDRVPHGCTVHATVQTNATLLTERRLDVLARHSVRVGISLDGGLAEHNTLRTDHAGRPSWPAAARGARLIAERHPEAYAGILTVVDPTTDPVELYESLLALRPPALDLLLPHGNWSAPPPHRQGPGTPYGDWLCAVFDRWWRAGRRETRVRLFEECLALLLGLPAATESLGLTPFDALVVETDGSIEQVDSLKSCYEGAARTGLDVFRHRFDEALRHPGVAARQAGAASLAARCRACPLLHVCGGGHYAHRYRAGHGFTNPSVYCADLQRLIHHVARALAGAAAPAAAQGGVP